The following nucleotide sequence is from Halorussus caseinilyticus.
AGGCGAGTTCGGAGGGGTCTTTCTCGGGCACCCACGGACACATCGGGAACCACGCGTTGTCGGCGAACGCGGCGTACGCCTCGGGAGTCTCGTCGTCCGGGACGCGGGTGACTGCCCCGCGAAGCATGACGCTGGTCCACTCGGGCGGTTGCACGTCGGCGACGAGGAACGTCGCCGTCGCGGTGGCGTCGAGGTAGCGCATCTTCTCCCCGTCGTCGTCGGTGTGGACGTGGAAGTAGACCGTCCCGTCGCCGTCGTACCCGAACGAGATGGGTATCGAGTAGGCCGACCCGCCGTCGGCCAGCGTCAGGCATCCCCACCCTTGCTGTTCGAGGAACGCGGCGACCGCGTCGGGATGCATCCGTAGGTCGGTTGGTTCCTCGACCGATGCGCCTCCGTCCGTCCCATCGCGTTGTACGTGCATCGACATCTTC
It contains:
- a CDS encoding pyridoxamine 5'-phosphate oxidase family protein → MHVQRDGTDGGASVEEPTDLRMHPDAVAAFLEQQGWGCLTLADGGSAYSIPISFGYDGDGTVYFHVHTDDDGEKMRYLDATATATFLVADVQPPEWTSVMLRGAVTRVPDDETPEAYAAFADNAWFPMCPWVPEKDPSELAFYKLDADDVTGRTSML